From one Cyanobacterium stanieri PCC 7202 genomic stretch:
- a CDS encoding UspA domain-containing protein (PFAM: Universal stress protein family~InterPro IPR006016~KEGG: syp:SYNPCC7002_A1934 universal stress protein family protein~PFAM: UspA domain-containing protein~SPTR: Universal stress protein family domain protein) — translation MLQRCLICTDLKDGLHKLTRFVASFEHSGLKEITFLHSVPVWTEGEIPRIDYERIEEVKNFLSSQLENVPDTIKVNIEVISGDATPNIIETVEKYNIDFVILGTAVRTAIQEGLFGSTATKLTKKLKVPLMILRPQLISVYRDEELALRCKHLNRFWLVPYKGGKSSRYLIDKVKEYCQKETIKTRHQILLLTVVEEVSRSPILLENRLENAEKDLAVVEQELKDLGLEVQSLVKKGDPITEILDVALNYDVSAIAIADDRDNILLNWTVRSFGQEILHRSWFPLVYFPLEK, via the coding sequence ATGCTTCAACGTTGCCTAATTTGTACAGATTTAAAAGATGGTTTACACAAATTAACCCGATTTGTGGCTAGTTTTGAACATAGTGGTTTAAAAGAAATTACCTTTTTACATAGTGTTCCCGTCTGGACAGAGGGAGAAATTCCCCGAATTGATTATGAAAGAATTGAAGAGGTTAAAAATTTTCTTTCTTCTCAATTAGAGAATGTTCCTGATACAATTAAGGTTAATATAGAAGTTATCTCTGGGGATGCAACACCCAATATTATCGAAACTGTAGAAAAATACAATATTGATTTTGTCATTTTAGGTACTGCAGTAAGAACTGCTATTCAAGAGGGTTTATTTGGTTCTACTGCCACTAAATTAACCAAAAAACTAAAAGTACCTTTAATGATTTTACGCCCTCAATTAATTTCCGTTTATAGAGATGAAGAATTAGCCTTACGATGCAAACATCTTAATCGTTTTTGGTTAGTACCTTATAAGGGTGGAAAATCTTCCCGTTATCTTATTGATAAAGTCAAAGAATATTGTCAAAAAGAAACCATCAAAACTCGGCACCAAATTTTATTATTAACTGTAGTAGAAGAAGTTTCTCGTTCTCCCATTTTATTAGAAAATAGACTCGAAAATGCCGAAAAAGATTTGGCGGTAGTCGAACAGGAATTAAAAGATTTAGGTTTAGAAGTTCAATCCCTCGTGAAAAAAGGTGATCCTATTACCGAAATTCTTGACGTTGCCCTTAATTATGATGTAAGTGCGATCGCCATTGCCGATGACCGTGATAATATTTTACTAAACTGGACAGTGCGCAGTTTTGGTCAGGAAATTCTCCATCGTAGTTGGTTCCCCTTAGTTTATTTTCCCCTAGAGAAATAA
- a CDS encoding multi-sensor hybrid histidine kinase (PFAM: Response regulator receiver domain; Histidine kinase-, DNA gyrase B-, and HSP90-like ATPase; GAF domain; Phytochrome region; His Kinase A (phosphoacceptor) domain; PAS fold~COGs: COG4251 Bacteriophytochrome (light-regulated signal transduction histidine kinase)~InterProIPR013654:IPR003018:IPR013515:IPR003661:IPR 003594:IPR001789:IPR016132:IPR005467:IPR001294~KEGG: cyp:PCC8801_1484 multi-sensor hybrid histidine kinase~PFAM: ATP-binding region ATPase domain protein; histidine kinase A domain protein; GAF domain protein; PAS fold-2 domain protein; Phytochrome central region domain protein; response regulator receiver~SMART: ATP-binding region ATPase domain protein; histidine kinase A domain protein; GAF domain protein; response regulator receiver~SPTR: Sensor protein): protein MIDLSSHHVKQHEQYEIRYPSSIQNHGILIVVDYNTLNIIQVSENLKLFLEIEPSFLLGKPLKYLLYPKQIQNILASLAIHSHDFVDIIKIKKSKNNLKFQGTIHTIQDSIILELEPLIIGKKGYETDLYNLLNNAILNISAENKLEETYQIITQEIRKITQFDRVLIYRFNFDSSGVVIAEDKKEDIESYLGLHYPSYDIPTPAREFYASNWLRIICDVSAEPIKIIPSKHPLKNEELDLSRSILRSVFPCHIQYLKNMGVKASMSISLLNQDKLWGLIACHHYSPKYINYETRKVGEFLGQFLSAHLFCKQEQQFKTYHLQIQGIQNRLRKGLLKTPDLVGEVFAKNKNSLIKLTKSEGLAICLDKNINLMGNTPTQQQVEDLIKNVLEDNQQEVFFTDSLVTIYPPAQQFKDKGCGILSISLFLTNHTYHLIWFRPEQSYQVPWAGNPYNVTIENINDIPQLTPRHSFTLWKETVKNKSFPWELVEIDAAQELRKVLLLTALEFSQYSQTILEETTKQANAANLAKSQFLAKMSHELRTPLNAILGFTQMMNRDCSVSEVQKEYLGIINRSGEHLLSLINDVLEMSRIEAGQITLNHSCFNLYDLIKSVRELLTIKSHSKGLCFTVEQDVELPQYLEGDESKLRQIIVNLVGNAIKFTEEGNVDLIISLLSYSKNSKNVELLIEVKDTGIGIDNENLETIFEPFKQTDNSIHSKEGTGLGLSISRQFARLMDGDIIVRSKLGEGSIFTCRIGMNLPERITHKTDAKQIIGLSDSQPIYRILVVEDVRDNRLLMEKMLDSVGFDVKTAENGKEAIALWEKWQPDLIWMDMRMPVMDGYEASRHIRTREAIQGKKRKSVPIIALTATAFDEERKAILEVGCNDFVSKPFQEKDIFEIMAKYLGVEYIYQSCSEKKLIQSQAPTVDNQKLQTQIQQMPSTWKNQLRKAALSAREIKLNKLITEIPPEFSLLAHNLTYMLNNLSFEQIANLIEVNHE from the coding sequence ATGATTGATCTCTCAAGTCATCATGTGAAACAACATGAACAGTATGAAATTCGCTATCCTAGTTCGATACAAAATCATGGTATTTTAATTGTTGTTGATTATAATACTTTGAATATTATTCAGGTTAGCGAAAACCTTAAATTGTTCTTGGAAATAGAACCTTCATTTTTATTAGGAAAGCCTCTCAAATATTTACTTTATCCTAAACAAATTCAAAATATATTAGCTTCCTTGGCAATTCATAGTCATGACTTTGTAGATATTATTAAAATAAAAAAATCTAAAAATAATCTAAAATTTCAAGGTACAATTCATACTATTCAAGATAGTATTATCCTAGAGCTAGAACCCTTAATTATTGGCAAAAAAGGATATGAAACAGATTTATATAATCTCTTAAATAATGCCATTCTTAATATCAGTGCCGAGAATAAATTAGAAGAAACTTATCAGATTATTACCCAAGAGATTAGAAAAATCACTCAATTTGATCGAGTTCTAATTTATCGTTTCAATTTTGACAGTAGTGGAGTTGTCATAGCTGAAGATAAAAAAGAAGATATAGAAAGTTATTTAGGATTACACTATCCTTCCTATGATATTCCTACCCCTGCAAGGGAATTTTATGCTTCTAATTGGTTAAGAATTATTTGTGATGTATCAGCTGAACCGATCAAAATTATTCCCAGTAAACATCCCCTCAAAAATGAAGAATTAGATCTCAGTCGCTCAATTTTGAGAAGCGTTTTCCCCTGTCATATTCAATATTTGAAAAATATGGGAGTAAAGGCTTCTATGTCTATATCCCTGCTCAATCAAGATAAACTGTGGGGTTTAATTGCTTGTCATCACTACTCCCCTAAATACATTAATTATGAAACTAGAAAAGTAGGCGAATTTTTAGGACAATTTTTGTCAGCGCACCTATTCTGTAAGCAAGAACAACAATTTAAAACCTATCATCTTCAAATACAAGGAATACAAAATCGACTACGAAAAGGTTTACTAAAAACTCCAGATTTAGTAGGTGAAGTTTTTGCCAAAAATAAAAATAGTTTAATCAAACTGACTAAGTCTGAAGGTTTAGCCATTTGTCTTGACAAAAATATTAACTTAATGGGTAACACTCCCACACAACAACAGGTTGAAGACTTAATAAAAAATGTTCTGGAAGATAATCAGCAAGAAGTCTTTTTTACTGATTCTTTAGTCACAATTTATCCTCCTGCCCAACAATTTAAAGATAAAGGATGTGGAATTTTAAGTATTTCTTTGTTTTTAACTAATCATACCTATCATTTAATTTGGTTTCGACCAGAACAATCTTATCAGGTACCTTGGGCTGGAAATCCTTATAATGTAACCATTGAAAATATAAATGATATTCCTCAGTTGACTCCCCGTCATTCCTTTACCCTTTGGAAAGAAACGGTGAAAAATAAATCTTTTCCTTGGGAATTGGTAGAAATTGATGCGGCGCAGGAATTGAGAAAGGTTTTATTGCTAACAGCTTTGGAGTTTTCACAATATTCTCAAACTATTTTGGAGGAAACAACCAAACAGGCAAATGCGGCAAATTTGGCAAAAAGTCAGTTTTTAGCAAAAATGAGTCATGAATTACGTACTCCCCTTAATGCTATTTTGGGTTTTACTCAGATGATGAATCGAGATTGTTCTGTTTCTGAGGTACAAAAGGAGTATTTGGGGATTATTAATCGTAGTGGTGAACATTTATTATCTTTGATTAATGATGTGTTGGAAATGTCTCGCATTGAGGCAGGGCAAATTACTTTAAATCATAGCTGTTTTAATCTTTATGACTTGATTAAGTCTGTACGAGAATTATTAACCATTAAGTCTCATTCTAAGGGGTTATGTTTTACGGTAGAGCAAGATGTGGAATTACCTCAATATTTGGAGGGAGATGAAAGTAAGTTAAGGCAAATTATTGTTAATTTGGTGGGTAATGCTATTAAATTTACGGAGGAGGGTAATGTAGATTTAATTATTTCTTTATTATCTTATTCTAAGAATAGTAAAAATGTAGAGTTGTTGATTGAGGTTAAGGATACGGGTATAGGCATTGATAATGAAAATTTGGAAACTATTTTCGAGCCTTTTAAGCAAACTGATAATAGTATTCATTCAAAGGAGGGTACAGGGTTAGGACTATCTATTAGTCGTCAATTTGCCCGTCTGATGGATGGTGACATCATTGTTAGGAGTAAGTTGGGAGAAGGTTCTATTTTTACCTGTCGAATTGGGATGAATCTTCCCGAACGAATTACCCATAAAACTGATGCTAAACAAATTATCGGTTTATCGGACTCACAACCTATTTATCGCATTTTGGTGGTGGAAGATGTTAGGGATAATCGTCTTTTGATGGAAAAAATGTTGGATTCTGTGGGTTTTGATGTGAAAACTGCGGAAAACGGTAAAGAGGCGATCGCACTTTGGGAAAAATGGCAACCCGACTTAATTTGGATGGATATGCGAATGCCTGTGATGGATGGTTATGAAGCGAGTCGTCATATTCGTACCCGAGAAGCAATCCAAGGAAAAAAAAGAAAATCAGTACCCATAATTGCCCTCACTGCCACCGCCTTTGATGAAGAAAGAAAAGCAATCCTAGAAGTAGGATGTAATGACTTTGTCAGTAAACCCTTCCAAGAAAAAGACATCTTTGAAATCATGGCAAAATATTTAGGAGTTGAATATATTTACCAAAGTTGCTCAGAAAAAAAATTAATCCAATCTCAAGCCCCAACCGTTGACAACCAAAAACTACAAACTCAAATACAACAAATGCCCTCAACATGGAAAAATCAACTACGCAAAGCTGCCTTGAGTGCCAGAGAAATCAAACTAAATAAATTAATTACTGAAATTCCCCCAGAAT
- a CDS encoding precorrin-6Y C5,15-methyltransferase (decarboxylating), CbiT subunit (TIGRFAM: methyltransferase, FkbM family; precorrin-6Y C5,15-methyltransferase (decarboxylating), CbiT subunit~COGs: COG2242 Precorrin-6B methylase 2~InterPro IPR020596:IPR014008~KEGG: cyt:cce_4268 precorrin-6B methylase~SPTR: Genome sequencing data, contig C313;~TIGRFAM: precorrin-6Y C5,15-methyltransferase (decarboxylating), CbiT subunit), with protein MVWKYKTSGIPDELFERLPGIPLTKREVRLLILSALRLEDNSVIWDIGAGTGTVSIEMGLLCPKSEIVAIERDPEIVSLIKKNCRLFNVKNVTVREGSAPDCLGEIKSKPNRVFIGGGKSVKAVLLEVWEYLQPQGRVVAIASNLENLYQLSEGLAQLQARNIEVVQSSINRLETRGLSQVFAAIAPVFILSGEKI; from the coding sequence ATGGTGTGGAAATATAAAACTTCGGGAATACCTGACGAACTTTTTGAGCGTTTACCGGGGATTCCTCTGACCAAAAGAGAGGTCAGGTTGTTGATTTTGTCGGCGCTACGCTTGGAGGATAATTCGGTAATTTGGGATATTGGGGCGGGTACTGGTACTGTTTCCATTGAGATGGGTTTGCTCTGTCCTAAGAGTGAAATTGTTGCCATTGAGCGTGATCCTGAAATTGTTTCTTTGATCAAAAAAAATTGTCGTTTATTTAATGTCAAAAATGTTACTGTCCGTGAGGGTAGCGCTCCAGATTGTCTAGGGGAAATAAAGTCGAAGCCGAATCGGGTTTTTATTGGTGGTGGTAAATCGGTCAAGGCGGTTTTGTTGGAGGTGTGGGAATATTTACAACCTCAAGGAAGGGTGGTGGCGATCGCCTCTAATTTGGAAAATCTCTATCAACTCTCCGAAGGACTAGCCCAATTACAAGCCCGAAACATTGAAGTGGTGCAATCATCCATCAACCGCCTAGAAACAAGGGGACTGAGCCAAGTTTTCGCTGCGATCGCCCCTGTATTTATACTCAGTGGAGAAAAAATTTAA
- a CDS encoding hypothetical protein (KEGG: cyh:Cyan8802_4008 hypothetical protein~SPTR: Putative uncharacterized protein): MNFKSLILILFLLILVLLLLQNSATIPIIILGSAPINIPLSIILFSAFLGGILSTLIIKFLINLSTPKTNNYSKRNYNIPNEPPPSTDSQYSRKIEEKYHPNYQPRYQDEPIYPPEPEIEPNKSPKVDLNPFEYNQPLGEFYENNEPIQKPAKNFTQEDNLSKKEDDFDDFIEEKVEQEKTIDIPPEKLIDQEEKTIDIPPEKEIIELEESEQEIKPKTRQAAPYSYQPRERTEIIPKSAKIPPRQQPNPRPSQGGIYDATYRVITPAYDVDEDLDNFDNEDEDWDF, from the coding sequence ATGAACTTCAAAAGTTTAATACTAATTCTATTTTTATTAATCTTAGTCCTATTACTATTACAAAATTCCGCAACAATACCTATTATTATCCTTGGATCTGCCCCCATCAATATCCCCCTATCAATTATACTTTTCTCCGCCTTTTTAGGTGGTATACTTTCTACCCTAATTATCAAATTCTTGATTAATTTATCCACTCCAAAAACCAATAATTATTCTAAGAGAAACTATAATATTCCTAACGAACCACCCCCATCAACGGATAGTCAATACTCAAGAAAAATAGAAGAAAAATATCATCCCAACTATCAACCCAGATACCAAGATGAACCTATTTATCCCCCCGAGCCAGAAATAGAACCTAACAAATCACCAAAAGTTGATCTTAATCCCTTTGAATATAATCAACCATTAGGAGAATTTTATGAAAATAATGAACCTATCCAAAAACCCGCAAAAAACTTTACTCAAGAAGACAACTTGAGCAAAAAAGAAGATGATTTCGATGATTTTATAGAAGAAAAAGTAGAACAAGAAAAAACAATTGATATACCACCAGAAAAGCTTATCGATCAAGAGGAAAAAACCATTGACATACCACCAGAAAAAGAAATCATAGAACTAGAAGAATCAGAACAAGAAATAAAACCAAAAACCCGCCAAGCCGCCCCCTATTCCTATCAACCCAGAGAAAGAACCGAAATTATACCCAAAAGTGCCAAAATTCCTCCCCGTCAACAACCTAACCCTCGCCCTTCCCAAGGAGGAATTTATGATGCTACCTATCGAGTAATTACCCCTGCCTATGATGTAGATGAAGATTTAGATAATTTTGATAATGAGGATGAGGATTGGGATTTTTAA